Proteins encoded in a region of the Orcinus orca chromosome 8, mOrcOrc1.1, whole genome shotgun sequence genome:
- the CNGA4 gene encoding LOW QUALITY PROTEIN: cyclic nucleotide-gated cation channel alpha-4 (The sequence of the model RefSeq protein was modified relative to this genomic sequence to represent the inferred CDS: deleted 1 base in 1 codon), with the protein MVFPVMYNLIIVVCRACFPDLQRYYLVAWLVLDCTSDLLYLLDIVVHFHTGFLEQGILVVDKGRISSRYVRTWSFFLDLASLLPTEVAYVSLGPHTPTTLRLNRFLRVPRLFEAFDRMETCTVHPNAFRIAKLMLYVFAVIHWNSCLYFALSRYLGFGSDAWVYPDPVQPGFEQLRRQYLYSFYFSTLILTTVGDTPLSDREEEYLFMVGDFLPAVMGFATIMGSMSSVIYNMNTADAAFYPDHALVKKYMKLHCVNRRLQRRVMDLYQHLQINKKMTNEVAILQHLPERLRAEVAVSVHLPTLSRVRIFQNCEAGLLEELVLKLQPQTYSPGKHICRKGDTGREMYIIQEGQPAVVADDGVTRYAVPGAGLYCGEISIINIKGGHAIIGNMSGNRRTANIKSLGYSDLFCLSKEDLQEVLSEYPQAQAVMEEKGREILLTTNKLDVNAEAGETALQEATEAQLRGLDQQLDDLQTRFARLLAELESRALKIAYRIERLEWQTQEWPMPEELAEADKEGEPGEGTSKDGEGRAGQEGPPSPEGPHGHSPDPHHQLNPEL; encoded by the exons ATGGTCTTCCCAGTAATGTATAACCTCATCATCGTCGTGTGCAG AGCCTGCTTTCCCGACTTGCAGCGCTATTATCTGGTGGCCTGGTTAGTACTGGACTGCACGAGTGACCTGCTCTACCTACTGGACATCGTGGTGCACTTCCACACTG GATTCTTGGAACAAGGCATACTGGTGGTGGACAAGGGTAGGATCTCGAGTCGCTACGTTCGCACCTGGAGCTTCTTCTTGGACCTGGCTTCCCTGTTACCCACGGAAGTGGCCTATGTGAGTCTGGGTCCGCACACGCCCACG ACGCTGAGGCTGAACCGCTTTCTGCGGGTGCCCCGCCTCTTTGAGGCCTTTGACCGCATGGAGACCTGCACAGTTCACCCGAATGCCTTCCGCATCGCCAAGCTGATGCTTTACGTTTTTGCTGTCATCCATTGGAACAGCTGCCTATACTTTGCCCTGTCCCGGTACCTGGGCTTCGGGAGTGACGCCTGGGTGTACCCCGACCCCGTGCAGCCTGGCTTTGAGCAGCTGCGGCGCCAGTACCTCTATAGCTTTTACTTCTCCACGCTGATCCTGACCACCGTGGGCGATACGCCGCTGTCAGACCGGGAGGAGGAGTACCTCTTCATGGTGGGAGACTTCCTACCGGCCGTCATGGGTTTCGCCACCATCATGGGTAGCATGAGCTCTGTCATCTACAACATGAACACTGCAGATGCAGCCTTCTACCCAGACCACGCCCTGGTGAAGAAATACATGAAGCTGCATTGCGTCAACCGCAGGCTGCAGCGGCGAGTCATGGACTT GTACCAGCACCTGCAGATCAACAAGAAGATGACCAATGAGGTAGCCATCTTACAGCACTTGCCTGAGCGGTTGCGGGCAGAAGTGGCCGTGTCTGTACACCTGCCTACTCTGAGCCGGGTGCGgatcttccagaactgtgaggccGGCCTGCTGGAGGAGCTGGTGCTGAAGCTGCAGCCCCAGACCTACTCACCAGGCAAACACATCTGCCGCAAGGGGGACACTGGCCGAGAGATGTACATCATCCAAGAGGGTCAGCCGGCTGTGGTAGCCGATGATGGTGTCACTCGGTATGCTGTGCCTGGTGCAGGGCTCTACTGTGGGGAGATCAGCATCATCAACATCAAAGGAGGGCACGCCATCATTG GGAACATGTCTGGGAACCGCCGTACAGCCAACATCAAGAGTCTAGGTTATTCGGATCTGTTCTGCCTGAGCAAGGAGGACCTGCAGGAAGTGCTGAGCGAGTATCCACAGGCCCAGGCCGTCATGGAGGAAAAGGGCCGTGAGATCCTGCTCACAACGAACAAGTTGGACGTAAATGCCGAGGCAGGTGAGACCGCCCTACAGGAGGCCACGGAGGCCCAGCTGCGAGGCCTCGACCAGCAACTCGATGATCTGCAGACCAGGTTCGCACGACTCCTGGCTGAGCTGGAGTCCAGGGCACTCAAGATCGCCTATCGCATCGAGCGGCTGGAGTGGCAGACTCAGGAGTGGCCAATGCCTGAGGAACTGGCCGAGGCCGACAAGGAGGGCGAACCTGGGGAGGGAACGTCCAAGGATGGAGAGGGCAGAGCTGGCCAGGAGGGACCCCCAAGCCCAGAGGGACCCCATGGCCATTCCCCAGACCCCCACCACCAATTGAATCCAGAGTTGTAG